AAGAGCGACGTCTCGTCCATGCCCGACGTCTCCGCGAAGCCCGTGTCGGTCGCGCCGGGGAGGAGCGCGGTGACCGTCACGTCCGTCTCGTGCAGCTCCTCCGCGATCGCGTTGCTGAACGACGTCACGTACGCCTTCGTCGCGTAGTACACGGCCTGCAGCGGGCCGGCCATCAGCGACGCGGTCGAGGAGACGTTGAGGATGCGCCCTTGGTTGCGCGCCACGAAGTCGGGCAAGAACAGGCGCGTCAGCGCGGTCAGCGCGACCACGTTCACCTGGATCATGTCGCGGTCGAGCTGCCAGTCCCGCTCGTGGAACTTGCCCCGGCCTCCGAACCCCGCGTTGTTGATCAGGAGGTCGACCTCGATCCCGGCCTCCTTCACCGCGTCGTAGATCGCCTGCGGCGCGCCCTCCTCCGCGAGGTCGGCTCCGATGACGGTCACCGACACGTCCAGCTCGCTGGCCAGCGCGTTCAGCTTGTCGACGCTGCGCGCGACGACCACGAGGTCGCCCCCGCGCTCGGCGTGGATCCGCGCGAGCTCCCGACCGATCCCGCTGCTCGCGCCCGTGATGAGGGCTGTCTGTCCCATGCGCTCTCTCCTCGTTGGGGCACCGCTCGGTACCCGACGTACGCACCATCATGCGAGGCGCGCGCCGGCACGGCACCCTCGGAACGCGTCAACGGGCTAGCGCATCGCGCCACCCTTTGCGCCACCCTTCGCGCTACCGTCGGCGCCCCAGGAGGTGACCGGTGTCCGATCGTCAGGTGATCCGAGGCTGCTACGCGTTTCCCGCCGGCGCGCTCGAGGAGGCGCTCGACCGCGTCGCCGACGACACCGACGAGCTGGTGATGGACCTCCTGCGCGGCGCGCGCGTCGGCGACGACCTGCTCGTCCTGTCCGAGGACAGCTTCTTCCCCGCGTCGCTCTGGCACCACTGGACCGGCGCCGTCGCCGAGCTCTCGGCCGTCGCCCACGCCGGGCTCGTCGCCTGCGTCTACCAGGGCGACGGCGACGAGATCGAGGTCTTCGAGGCGTCGGGAGAGAAGCCGGCCGCGCTCCTGGCCGCGCGGAGCGCGCCCGACTGGTTCGCGCTCGGCGAGAGCCCGCTGCGCTTCGACGTCGAGGGCGAAGACCACACGATCGAGCTCAGGCCCACCCAGCTCGCGCCGAACGTCCAAGCCCTGCGCCTCGACCGCTCCGACGAGTTCTTCCCCGACTTCGACGCCCCGCTCGGCGTGGCCTACTTCGCCTCCGACGGCGCCCGCCTCTACGCCGTCGACGCGTGGCGCGACGATCAGCTGAGCGCGCTCGACCTGAGCGCCCCGAGCCCCGCCCTGACCCTCGCGGTCGACGCCGACGCGTCCGCCCCCCGCCTCGTGCATCACCCCGGGAGCGAGGGCTGCCAGGTCTGGCGCGTCGAGGGGCGCGAGGACGTCGAGACCCCCGCCGGCGCCTTCCCCGGCTGCCTGAGAGTCGGCGTCACCGAGCACTTCGTGCCCACCGACGTGGGCGACTACCAGGACGGCGCGCCGCCGCCCGAGCCGAGGCGCCGGACCCTCTTCTTCGCCCCGGACCGCGGCCTCGTCCGCGCCGTGCTCCCGAGCGGCGAGCTCGCCCTGGCCGCGCCCGAAGCCCTGGCCGCGCCCGCCGCGCGCGCCGACTCCGAGCCGCGCCCCGCCCTCGTGTTCGCGATCTTGATCGCGCTCGTCGTGGTCGGCTTCGTCGTGTGGCTGCTCGGCCTGCGGTGAGCCGTCAGTCGAACTCGAACGGGGCCTCTTCGACGAGCTCCCCGAGCTTCGCGTGGTCGTGGAACGCCTGGTGGAGCAGGGTCGCGAGCTTCTTCAGCGCCGCGAGGTCGGTGGACGAGGCCACGAACGTGCCCGCCTCGGGATCCAGCTCCACCTTCTCCTCGATCTCCGGCGCGTAGACCCGCATGGCCTGCAGCGCGACGTCCGCCCAGCCGTAGCCGTTGCCGTAGCGGCCGTGCTCGTCGAACACGCTCATCAGGTCGACCATTTGATTGTCGGAGAGCATCAGGCAGTACTTGCCCGGCGCGTGTTCGTACTCGTACAGGTCGAGGGGGGCGTAGGACGTGTCGTCGCGAAACATGGCCGGAGTCTGGGGGGATCTGCGCGCGCGGAGCAAGAACCTGCCTCGCGCCTCCCGGGCGCTCAGCCGCCCTCGCGGTCCACGATCAGCACCGTGCGTCGGTCCATGGCGGCGCGCTCCCCGGACGCCTCCATCACCTCGATCTGGAGCTCCAGGGTCTGGTCCCGGACCGCGTCCGGCGACGCGTCGTCGAGCACCAGGAAGTCGCCGACCCGCACCCAGGCGACGCCCTCGCGGGCCAGCCGGGCCGCCGACAGGACGTACGAGGCCGGGTTGCCCACGACCTCACCCGTCTCGGCGTGGCGGGCCGAGTAGACGAGGCTGGCCCCGTCGACCTGGAGGGCCGTGATGCGCGCCGTCAAGAACACGTGGAACCCGCCCTGCGGTCCACGGACCAGCTCGAGCTCCGCGCCGTCCTCCGGGATGGGCCGGAAGGCGCTCGTCCCGGTCCCCAGCTCGACGCTCGCCGGCAGGGGCACGCCCGCCTCGTCGAGCGGCACGTCGGGGTCGTCGGTGCACGCGACGCACAGCGTCAGCGCTCCGAGCATGAGGATGACGAGCGTCCGGCCCACCCGGCTCATCATGACGCGCCCTCGCGCCAACGCGAAGCGGCGTCCGTGGCTGCGCGCACGGGCCGCGTGGACGCCCCTGGCCGACCATGGTATCGAACGCGAATGGGTCTCACTAGCACGCTTCGCACCATCTCGCTATTCGCCTGCGTCTTCGCACTCTTCGCGTGCGACTCGGCCTCCGGGCCCGACGGCGGCGTCGGAGACGGAGCGGTCCCGACCCAGGACGGCGAGGCCCCCACGGACAGCGGCGCCGTGGACTGCAGCGGGCGCCCCGCGGACGCGCCCGTCACCCGCAGCGAGGTCGGCATGGTGCACGACGCGGCCCGCGACCGGCTCATCATCTACGGCGGCAACACCGCGGCCTCGGAGCGCTGCGGCGTCCCGCCG
This region of Sandaracinaceae bacterium genomic DNA includes:
- a CDS encoding SDR family oxidoreductase codes for the protein MGQTALITGASSGIGRELARIHAERGGDLVVVARSVDKLNALASELDVSVTVIGADLAEEGAPQAIYDAVKEAGIEVDLLINNAGFGGRGKFHERDWQLDRDMIQVNVVALTALTRLFLPDFVARNQGRILNVSSTASLMAGPLQAVYYATKAYVTSFSNAIAEELHETDVTVTALLPGATDTGFAETSGMDETSLFENTFGAREVAQAGYDGMMAGKLDVLAGVTLGQRMLMKSIPITPKSVLLKQIRKMQEVG
- a CDS encoding immunity 51 family protein; this translates as MFRDDTSYAPLDLYEYEHAPGKYCLMLSDNQMVDLMSVFDEHGRYGNGYGWADVALQAMRVYAPEIEEKVELDPEAGTFVASSTDLAALKKLATLLHQAFHDHAKLGELVEEAPFEFD